One stretch of Riemerella columbina DNA includes these proteins:
- a CDS encoding GNAT family N-acetyltransferase encodes MMDLRQDIYYQKDYVALYLKEGDSIFEFEYTEGDKTFYQLTIKRPIRQVGEVLLDEIYYDLETAYGYGGYLCNTDDMVFIEKAWTAYQNKCKEENIIAEFVRYHPFNESHFILKNQFSFYTKDRNVVLMDLSLSDEERWEGYASRTRGKLRKCDRELKIRKSEDIGAFMKLYNETMDKNNAQSFFYFDKDFYNKVLKIKEIELYNIYYEETILSSSFYIFSRDFVHYFLSGNNYNVQKNHNANYFIFEKIASIAKERGIKYFNLGGGRSGDPEDSLFKYKSLFSDYNRPFFLSGAIYNKEKYDELNQLWQTQNPEHEVKFFLKYRI; translated from the coding sequence ATGATGGATTTAAGACAAGATATTTATTATCAAAAAGATTATGTAGCACTCTATTTAAAAGAGGGTGATTCTATTTTTGAATTTGAATATACTGAGGGTGATAAAACATTTTATCAACTCACCATAAAAAGACCCATACGCCAAGTGGGCGAGGTGCTGTTAGATGAAATTTATTACGACTTAGAAACCGCTTATGGTTATGGTGGTTATCTCTGCAATACTGATGATATGGTATTCATCGAAAAAGCGTGGACAGCCTATCAAAATAAATGTAAAGAGGAAAATATCATAGCGGAGTTTGTGCGTTACCATCCTTTTAATGAGAGTCATTTTATTTTAAAAAATCAATTTTCTTTCTATACTAAAGATAGAAATGTAGTATTGATGGATTTGAGTTTATCAGATGAAGAAAGATGGGAAGGCTACGCATCAAGAACAAGAGGCAAATTACGAAAATGTGATAGAGAGTTGAAAATAAGAAAGAGTGAAGATATAGGAGCATTCATGAAATTGTACAATGAAACTATGGATAAAAATAATGCTCAATCTTTTTTTTATTTTGATAAAGATTTCTATAATAAAGTTCTAAAAATAAAAGAAATAGAATTGTATAATATCTATTATGAAGAAACTATACTATCATCTTCATTTTATATTTTTAGTCGAGATTTTGTTCATTATTTTCTTTCAGGTAATAATTATAATGTACAGAAGAATCATAATGCTAATTATTTTATTTTTGAAAAAATAGCGAGTATAGCAAAAGAAAGAGGTATAAAATATTTTAATTTAGGAGGAGGACGTTCAGGTGATCCCGAGGATTCTTTGTTTAAATATAAATCCTTATTCTCAGATTATAATCGTCCATTTTTCCTTTCAGGTGCTATTTATAACAAAGAAAAATACGATGAACTCAATCAATTATGGCAAACTCAAAACCCTGAGCATGAGGTTAAATTTTTTCTAAAATACAGAATATGA
- a CDS encoding LegC family aminotransferase — MEKADQLIQFVQEQYQTTDFIPLHEPRFRGNEKKYLLETIDSTFVSSVGAFVDAFEGQMQAVTQTQKAVAVVNGTAALQVALRLVGVEAGDEVITQSLSFIATANAISYNQAIPVFVDVDLDTMGLSPKALEAFLIENAELRGEACYNKKTGRKIAACVPMHTFGFPVHMNELIAVCQAWHLPIVEDAAESLGSEYHGKPSGSLGLMGCFSFNGNKIVTCGGGGAIVTNDEHLGTQAKYLTTTAKKPHPYEFFHDEIGYNYRMPNLNAALACAQLELLPRYLEDKRALAKAYEAFFAGTDFKFRTETPNTRANYWLMCVELENRKERDAFLQYTNAHQVMTRPIWTLMHHLPMYAHCQKDAQTNAEFLEDRIVNIPSSVR; from the coding sequence ATGGAAAAAGCCGACCAACTGATACAATTCGTTCAGGAACAATACCAAACCACCGATTTTATTCCGCTGCACGAGCCTCGGTTTCGTGGGAATGAGAAAAAATACCTTTTGGAGACCATCGATTCCACTTTTGTGTCCTCTGTGGGGGCTTTTGTAGATGCTTTTGAAGGGCAGATGCAAGCCGTTACGCAGACCCAAAAAGCCGTTGCCGTGGTCAATGGCACTGCCGCTTTGCAGGTAGCACTTCGGTTGGTGGGCGTGGAGGCTGGCGACGAGGTCATTACACAATCCCTCTCCTTTATCGCTACGGCGAATGCCATCAGTTACAACCAAGCCATCCCCGTTTTTGTAGATGTAGATTTAGACACGATGGGACTGTCGCCCAAGGCATTAGAAGCGTTTTTGATAGAAAATGCCGAGCTGCGTGGCGAGGCTTGCTACAATAAAAAAACAGGTCGGAAAATCGCTGCCTGCGTGCCGATGCATACCTTCGGATTTCCAGTGCATATGAATGAATTGATCGCCGTTTGCCAAGCGTGGCACCTTCCGATTGTAGAAGATGCCGCCGAATCTTTGGGCAGCGAGTACCACGGCAAACCCTCGGGATCATTAGGTTTGATGGGCTGTTTTTCGTTTAATGGAAACAAGATTGTGACCTGTGGCGGTGGCGGTGCCATCGTTACGAATGATGAACATTTAGGTACCCAAGCAAAATACCTGACCACCACAGCAAAAAAGCCACATCCGTATGAATTTTTTCACGATGAAATTGGCTATAACTACCGAATGCCCAACCTCAACGCCGCGTTGGCGTGTGCCCAATTGGAGCTGTTGCCTCGTTATTTGGAGGATAAGAGGGCGTTGGCAAAAGCCTATGAAGCCTTTTTTGCTGGCACCGATTTTAAATTTCGCACTGAAACGCCCAACACCCGAGCAAATTATTGGTTGATGTGCGTAGAATTAGAAAACCGAAAAGAGCGAGATGCCTTTTTGCAATACACCAATGCCCACCAAGTGATGACACGCCCCATCTGGACGCTGATGCACCACTTACCAATGTATGCCCATTGCCAAAAAGATGCCCAAACCAACGCCGAGTTTTTAGAAGACCGAATTGTAAATATCCCAAGTAGTGTAAGATAA
- a CDS encoding UDP-N-acetylglucosamine 4,6-dehydratase: MTTLNLIGRDKELFTTDIATHREVLAEIVSRSKFLVIGGAGSIGSATVKEIFKRNPKKLHVVDISENNMVELVRDIRSAYGYIDGDFQTFALDIGSVEYDAFWAADGDYDYVLNFSALKHVRSEKDPYTLMRMIEVNILNTDKTLQQAIDKGVKKYFCVSTDKAANPVNMMGASKRIMEMFLMRRSQEITISTARFANVAFSDGSLLHGFNQRLEKKQPIVAPKDIKRYFVIPKESGELCLMSCIFGENRDIFFPKLSEHLHLITFSDIAVKYLAAKGYTPYLCDTEAEARNLVQTLPNDKKWPCLFTLSDTTGEKDFEEFYTTQETLDMEAFENIGIIKNELTVEEDKLALFEETIAQLRADKKWDKPQIVDLFMKMLPNFNHKETGKYLDSKM; this comes from the coding sequence ATGACCACCTTAAACCTTATCGGCAGGGATAAAGAATTATTTACCACAGATATAGCCACGCATCGTGAGGTGTTGGCGGAGATCGTTTCACGCTCCAAGTTTTTAGTGATAGGCGGAGCGGGATCTATCGGCAGTGCTACGGTGAAGGAAATTTTTAAAAGAAACCCCAAAAAGCTCCATGTGGTGGACATCAGCGAGAACAATATGGTGGAGTTGGTGCGTGATATCCGCAGTGCCTATGGGTATATTGATGGTGATTTCCAGACCTTTGCGTTGGATATTGGCTCTGTGGAGTACGATGCTTTTTGGGCTGCCGATGGCGATTATGATTATGTGCTCAATTTTTCAGCATTGAAGCATGTTCGCAGTGAAAAAGACCCTTATACACTGATGCGAATGATAGAGGTAAACATCCTCAATACCGATAAAACCCTGCAACAAGCCATTGACAAAGGGGTGAAAAAATACTTTTGCGTATCTACCGATAAAGCCGCCAACCCTGTGAATATGATGGGTGCATCTAAGCGGATTATGGAAATGTTTTTGATGAGAAGGAGCCAAGAGATCACCATTTCTACCGCTCGTTTTGCCAATGTTGCCTTTTCCGATGGCTCGCTATTGCACGGTTTCAACCAACGATTAGAGAAAAAACAGCCCATTGTGGCACCCAAAGATATCAAGCGCTATTTCGTGATTCCCAAAGAATCTGGCGAGCTGTGCCTGATGTCCTGCATTTTTGGCGAAAATAGAGACATTTTTTTTCCGAAACTCAGCGAGCATCTACACTTGATCACCTTTTCAGACATTGCAGTTAAATATTTAGCCGCCAAAGGTTACACGCCTTATCTCTGTGATACAGAGGCAGAAGCACGAAATTTAGTCCAGACTTTGCCCAACGATAAAAAATGGCCGTGCCTATTTACGCTGAGTGATACCACGGGCGAAAAAGACTTTGAAGAATTCTATACCACGCAGGAAACCTTAGATATGGAAGCCTTTGAAAACATTGGCATCATCAAAAACGAACTGACTGTGGAGGAAGATAAATTGGCACTTTTTGAGGAAACCATAGCCCAACTTAGAGCCGATAAAAAATGGGATAAACCCCAGATTGTAGATTTATTTATGAAAATGCTCCCTAATTTCAACCATAAAGAAACGGGCAAATATTTAGACAGTAAGATGTAA
- a CDS encoding ABC transporter ATP-binding protein, whose product MDTKENKISTLGFFNYFKKLVGWHIYGYIILNFLVGLMDGLGLTMFIPVIKLATQQGQNDDENLGKFQIIADGFHWVGLDFNLTNAVLLIVFIFIIKAAIVYAKLIYFNKLRLSSMRKVRLKLADALYHLSYEGFTKMDSGKLQNSMTQEAVRVIAAMIGYFTSIQNIVMLTTYVGLAVVLDWQFAILVAIGGILSNFFYKYLNHFVREKSRQLTAIGEDFFGHLVQAIHNFKYLKATNSFNKYIGRLKKNILLGEEVTYKMNKITSLSEALREPSIMIIICAVLMIQIQVLHKDIGPILASLLMFYRSLGYLVSMQNSYMSFISSSAGVEAIEKLFSQLDHYSEKEYAESIEDINTISAKNITLNYGTKTILDHINLTIKKNTSVAFVGESGAGKTTLANIICGLQAPTSGTLMVNDKSIYHTNLASYRNKIGYITQEPVIFDDTLFNNVTFWAPKTEENLERFWRTLEMVSLRAFALDLENKEDAPLGNNGILISGGQKQRISIARELYKDIELLIMDEATSALDSETERFIKENIDMLHGKLTMVIIAHRLSTIKNVDHICLLEKGKIINSGQFQELVDQSDKFKRMVALQEI is encoded by the coding sequence ATGGATACCAAAGAAAATAAAATATCAACCTTAGGTTTTTTCAATTACTTCAAAAAATTGGTAGGGTGGCATATCTACGGATATATCATCCTCAACTTTTTGGTGGGGCTTATGGATGGTTTGGGGTTGACAATGTTTATTCCTGTGATTAAATTAGCCACACAACAAGGACAAAACGATGATGAAAATTTAGGGAAATTTCAGATTATTGCTGATGGTTTTCATTGGGTGGGGTTAGATTTTAACTTGACCAATGCTGTGCTACTCATCGTGTTTATATTCATTATAAAAGCGGCTATTGTCTACGCTAAATTGATTTATTTTAATAAACTTCGGCTTTCATCTATGCGAAAAGTTAGGTTGAAATTAGCCGATGCTTTATACCACCTCTCATATGAAGGATTCACCAAGATGGATTCTGGAAAACTACAAAATAGTATGACACAGGAGGCGGTACGCGTTATTGCAGCGATGATTGGCTATTTTACCTCCATACAAAATATCGTAATGCTGACTACTTATGTAGGTTTGGCGGTGGTATTGGATTGGCAGTTTGCTATTTTAGTGGCTATCGGAGGGATTTTATCCAATTTCTTCTACAAATATTTAAACCATTTTGTGCGTGAAAAATCACGACAGCTTACTGCGATAGGAGAGGATTTTTTCGGACATTTGGTACAAGCCATTCATAACTTCAAATACCTGAAAGCCACCAATTCTTTTAACAAATATATCGGTCGGCTGAAAAAAAATATTCTATTAGGAGAGGAAGTAACTTATAAAATGAATAAAATTACTTCCTTATCAGAGGCGCTACGGGAACCCTCTATTATGATTATTATTTGTGCCGTTTTGATGATTCAAATCCAAGTTTTGCACAAAGATATTGGACCTATATTAGCCAGTCTTTTAATGTTTTATCGTTCATTAGGTTATTTGGTATCAATGCAAAACTCTTATATGAGTTTCATCAGCTCATCGGCAGGAGTAGAAGCAATTGAAAAACTATTCTCACAATTGGATCACTATTCAGAAAAGGAATACGCAGAATCCATTGAAGATATAAACACTATTTCAGCAAAAAATATTACGCTAAACTACGGCACCAAAACGATATTAGACCATATCAATTTAACCATCAAGAAAAATACTTCGGTGGCATTTGTGGGAGAAAGTGGAGCGGGAAAAACCACTTTGGCAAACATTATTTGTGGACTACAAGCCCCAACTTCGGGAACATTAATGGTAAATGACAAAAGCATCTACCACACCAATTTAGCTTCTTACCGAAATAAAATAGGCTATATTACCCAAGAGCCTGTCATATTTGATGATACTTTATTTAATAATGTAACCTTTTGGGCACCTAAAACAGAAGAAAACCTCGAGCGATTCTGGCGAACTTTAGAGATGGTTTCTTTAAGAGCCTTCGCCCTTGATTTAGAAAATAAAGAAGATGCGCCTTTGGGGAATAATGGAATTTTAATCTCAGGAGGACAAAAGCAGAGAATCTCCATCGCCAGAGAATTGTACAAAGATATAGAGCTTCTCATTATGGATGAGGCAACTTCTGCATTAGACTCTGAAACAGAGAGGTTTATCAAAGAAAATATTGATATGCTGCATGGTAAACTGACTATGGTAATTATTGCCCATAGGCTCTCAACCATTAAAAATGTAGACCATATTTGTTTATTAGAAAAAGGAAAAATCATCAATAGTGGGCAGTTCCAAGAATTGGTAGACCAGTCGGATAAATTCAAAAGAATGGTAGCCCTACAAGAAATTTAA
- a CDS encoding UDP-glucose dehydrogenase family protein, protein MNITIVGTGYVGLVTGTTLAELGNTVFCVDIDEQKVEGMKKGIVPIYEPNLEEMFLRNIHAQRLFFTTKLEEAVSQSEVIFLALPTPPGEDGSADLSYVLKVAEDIGEMMTEYKVIVNKSTVPVGTADQVRAVVASKTSVDFDVVSNPEFLREGFAVKDSMNPARVVVGTSSEKAKNIMAKIYQPFTNTGVPIIFMDEKSSELTKYAANSFLAVKITFMNEIANFCEKVGADVDKVRLGMGSDDRIGHRFLFPGIGYGGSCFPKDVKALIKSGKQQNFDFQILESTEEVNQSQKVVLVSDIENYFGGDLKGKKIALWGLAFKANTDDIREASSLDNIKILLDKGATVKAYDQIAEANVRKILGDRISYAEDMYSALEGADALLIATEWSEFKNPNFQLMAEKMNHRAIFDGRNVFSLDQVEGSGFYYKSIGRKIIEG, encoded by the coding sequence ATGAATATCACTATCGTAGGAACAGGCTATGTGGGTTTGGTTACAGGAACTACCTTAGCTGAGTTAGGAAATACTGTATTTTGCGTAGATATAGATGAGCAAAAAGTAGAGGGAATGAAGAAAGGCATCGTGCCAATCTACGAGCCGAACTTGGAAGAAATGTTTTTGAGAAATATCCACGCCCAGCGCTTATTTTTCACTACAAAATTAGAAGAGGCTGTCAGCCAGTCCGAAGTGATATTTTTGGCATTGCCAACCCCTCCAGGGGAAGATGGCTCTGCGGATTTGTCTTATGTTTTAAAAGTTGCTGAGGACATCGGTGAGATGATGACGGAATACAAGGTGATCGTGAATAAATCAACGGTACCCGTGGGAACCGCAGACCAAGTGAGAGCGGTGGTCGCTTCTAAAACTTCAGTAGATTTTGATGTGGTTTCCAATCCAGAATTTTTGCGTGAAGGCTTTGCTGTAAAGGATTCTATGAACCCTGCGAGGGTTGTGGTGGGCACTTCTTCTGAAAAGGCTAAAAATATTATGGCAAAAATCTACCAACCTTTTACCAATACGGGAGTGCCTATTATTTTTATGGATGAAAAATCATCGGAATTAACTAAATATGCAGCCAATTCCTTCTTAGCGGTTAAGATTACCTTTATGAACGAAATTGCTAATTTCTGCGAAAAAGTGGGTGCAGATGTGGATAAAGTTCGCCTTGGTATGGGGAGTGATGATAGAATTGGGCACCGTTTTCTATTCCCAGGGATTGGCTACGGTGGCAGTTGCTTTCCGAAAGATGTGAAGGCTTTGATAAAATCAGGGAAACAACAAAACTTTGACTTCCAAATTTTGGAATCTACCGAAGAGGTCAACCAATCGCAAAAAGTCGTGCTGGTATCAGATATAGAAAACTATTTCGGTGGTGATTTGAAAGGTAAAAAAATTGCACTTTGGGGCTTAGCTTTTAAAGCCAATACCGATGATATCCGCGAGGCTTCTTCTTTGGATAATATTAAAATCCTTTTAGATAAAGGGGCTACAGTAAAGGCTTACGACCAAATAGCGGAAGCGAATGTTAGAAAGATTTTAGGCGACCGCATCAGCTATGCGGAAGATATGTACTCTGCATTAGAAGGCGCAGATGCCCTATTGATTGCGACAGAGTGGTCAGAGTTTAAAAACCCCAACTTCCAATTGATGGCAGAAAAAATGAACCACCGCGCTATTTTTGATGGTCGGAATGTCTTTTCTTTAGACCAAGTAGAGGGCAGTGGATTTTACTATAAAAGTATAGGTAGAAAAATCATAGAAGGCTAA